The DNA sequence aaccTTCAGCATAGGCTGGCATGGTCACAGACAGaagacttcttggaggaggtAAGGCTTAGGTTTGGCCTTGAAGGGTAGGTAGGGTTTGGACAGACTGAGAAaggggtcaaatgagagaatatccTCAAAGGGTTTAGTGTAGTGGCTGGCATACAATTGATACTTAATACATGCATATTCCACTCTATTCCAAAGGAGGAGTATATCACATGTGGTCAGAACAGAATAGGGTATGTAAAGCAGGCatgagagtatgtgtgtgtgcacgtgtatgtgcatgtgtgcgtgtgtgcatgtgtgggagtgtgtgggtgtgtgtgtatgtgtgcgtgtatgtgtgcgtgcacaCTCAATGGTTGGTGAGAAGAGCCCAACTGGAGTGGAGGGTTTGGGTTGGGGAGTTCTAGTGAGACAGTCTGGATTGGGTGGGTGGCCTCAGATTATGGAAGGCTCTTTGGGCTGCAGAAGTAGGCATCAATCCACATTCTCTAAGCAGCTCTTACATACCTTTAGGCGGTATGGGATAGTGTAATGACCACTAGGTATACAACCAGGAGACTTCCTTTGAATCTGGGTTTCTAGTAGCTACTGTGGGATTCAAGGCAAGTCATGTGATTTCTCTGAGCCCTGTTTTGCTCctctatacaatggggataaaaacaccTGGCCTACATAGTTCATTATGGGGAAAGGCACATTATGGatcttaaagcaccatagaaatgaAAGTTATTAACCATAGTAATGGACTTGATTTCAAGAACGGTGGATCCTCAGATCCTGGAAAATCCTGAGAGATCTCCTGAATCATCACAGTAAGAGGATACACCATTGAGCCTAATCGATCTTTATGTGAAGCCTATTACAATCCGTCTCTCTGAAAATTGGGAATCCGTGTATAAAATGTGTGAAGTTTTGATTACTAGAACCAGCCTTACTGGTTTTTTGCACTATCACTGGGGATCTATGTATATCATGACTGGCCAGgtggttggactacatgacctcctAGGACCCTCCCAACTCTGCTAAATGCCACAGTTGGCTTGATGGTATGCCAAAGGCATGAACAAACAATTTATACTTGACTAATGCTAAGCAGTGACAAATTGGGGGCAGCTATGGTCATTTCTCTACCTCAGAGGTCCCATGCTTGACATCAGATGTCGATGCCCTTTAGATGATAGACTGTCAGACTTGTATGGGAGCTTAGGATACAGACTGTCAGGATGGCAAGGACCCAGAAAGGAAATATCTCACAAAATGTCAAAGTCAGAGGCGATCCCAGTGCATAGAATGTCAAAGGCAAAAGGGATCTCAGGACAGAGAAAATCAGAACTAGATGGAACCTTAGAAACACAActccagagctgggaggaaccatAGAACAGAGATTGTCAGAGTGGGCAGGAACctcagaacatagaatatcagggTGGCAAGGATCTAGAGCATAGAACATCAGCTGTAAGGGCTTTTAGGACAAAATGTCAGAATGGATGAATTTTAGAACAAGTAACGTCGAACCTAGAAGACACTAGGATGCCAGAGTCAGAAGGGATCCGAATGTCAGATctaagagggaccttagaacagggaatagaCGAGCTGGAAGGGGAGTTAAGTCACAGAGAATCAGGGGAGGAAGAAACCTTAGGGCCtcgaatgtcagagttggaagaaacccgAGAGCCAGTCTGGTGGGCTTTGCAGAGTATGGTATAATTGGAAATGAGATTGAAATAAAATGTACCCAGTGTATTCAGTTAGAGCTTCTTTCATAACCTTTCCCACTGTTATCACTCCATTTCTCAGGAAGGGCCACCcagcaggattttttttaaagaaacattagGGAGGAACAGACAACACTTTAGCATGAGTTTACCCATGAGGATTATAtttttcagacatgaccaaatgatttttttgaaaGTACAAAGCTTTTACTGTAACATCAAAACCAATGTAAACATTTCCTTAATATTCCTGTCAACATGCCActaaaaaagtgaaatatataaaacaataatataGCTCAGAGTGAATTTTCACTCACATGCATTTCATGGAACATACTCTTTCTCAAATGTACATACACActgacatatatttatatacataaacatatacaaaaacaaaatgattttttatattttctttaaaaattttttgtattTCAGTAATAGGCATATATAGCTATCACATAACCTATTTCTCAGCAAATCAGTTTGGCTTTCCCTGGCTCACCCAAGGGTTACTAACTGCTTGGCCCCTTGAAGAGGGTGCATGGATGGCCCTATTCTCTGCAAACAGAATCCCCACGAACATTCCATTGTggtagcagagagagagaaagggggaaagggagagggagagggagagggagggagggagagagggaagaaggcagggaggaagagagggaaagagagagggggagggagggagagagagaacgagaaaagtgggggggagggagagggaatgagtgtgtgtgtgtgtgtgtgtgtgtgtgtgtgtgtgtgtgtgtgtgtgtaggacaCATTTTGACCAAAAAAGATTTGACCTTTGACCAAAGAGATTTCCCTCAGGCTGTAATTGTGTCCCTGTAATGGGCTACATGATGAGAAGAGCCATTGCTGTGTCTTATACAGCTCTGGCCCTTGCACATCCCCTCTTTGGGCCACGTAGGCACCCTGTCCTCCATGTCCCTTggcagcactctttctactgttaAGAAGTTCATGAGGTTCTTTCTGCTGTCATTATCCAAAGGGCTTCACGCAAAGGTGAATGCTGGGGGTTGTAGATGAGTATGAAGTCCCAACCTAAGATACCGAGGTCGGAATCACTGTGTTATGCAAGGCCATTATCTGAAGTAGAATTGTTTGTTATACTTTTTAGgctaaaattcatttgtaaagtgtAGGTACAAAGTAACAATAGTATATAGAAATTTGGCCGTGAACTTAATTTTGCCACCTTAGGAATCACTAGGATCCATGACAATATGGTGAAATTCAGCAAATTTTGCAGGCACAATTATCCAGATGCAGGCTGCTTGCATTTTGTCACatttacatctatctatctatctatctatctatctatctatctatctatctatctatctatctatctatctatctatctatctgattaTAGCAAGTAAAATTATATGACTAGCTCTTCTCATTGATATAACAGAGATTTCTACTTGGGGGGGGGTGACCCTAATCTTTGCACAATTCATCCACCTTTTCTTGGAAGGAGGTCTTCTTCTTGGGGTTGTAGGTCATGCTAGACAGAGAATGCTTTCTAAATGTGGACAACCTCTGTCTGAAGTTACCCCctgaaaagaaatagaggagtggGTCAAAGCAACAATTTGATGCTGCCAGAGACAAGGTTATGACCACTGACTTCTGCATGGCAAGGACAGACTCACAggtcttatttttattgttcaaaAAGTGAAGGTGGATCGTGCGCTGAATGTGATAAGGCAAGAAACTGATCAAGAAGGCGGCTGTGACGACAATGATCATTCCCACAGCCTTCTTACGACTTGGCagatttttcttcattgaattcttTAATAAGGTCAAGATGATCATAGTGTAACAGACAATTATGGTAACAAATGGAATGATAAAGCCAAAGAATAATGAGACATAGTGCAAGGCCATCACCGCTTCCTTACTCTTTGAGTCCTTTGGGGGCTCAAAGCACTTGGTGTTATTCCCTTCTTTATAGGTTTTGCTCATCAGAAAAAAGGGTGAGCTGGCCAGCATAACAAAAATCCAAATGGCCGCACTCAC is a window from the Notamacropus eugenii isolate mMacEug1 chromosome X, mMacEug1.pri_v2, whole genome shotgun sequence genome containing:
- the CYSLTR1 gene encoding cysteinyl leukotriene receptor 1 isoform X1, which translates into the protein MVWELPFCSPVPSGHSQRTMDGVGNMTRPGDNVSCLSTIDDFRNQVYSTVYSMVSVVGFFGNGFVLYVLIRTYHEKSAFQVYMVNLAVADLLCVCTLPFRVVYYVHRGIWFLGDFLCRLSTYALYVNLYCSIFFMTAMSFFRCVAIVFPVQNINLVTQKKARVVSAAIWIFVMLASSPFFLMSKTYKEGNNTKCFEPPKDSKSKEAVMALHYVSLFFGFIIPFVTIIVCYTMIILTLLKNSMKKNLPSRKKAVGMIIVVTAAFLISFLPYHIQRTIHLHFLNNKNKTCESVLAMQKSVVITLSLAASNCCFDPLLYFFSGGNFRQRLSTFRKHSLSSMTYNPKKKTSFQEKVDELCKD
- the CYSLTR1 gene encoding cysteinyl leukotriene receptor 1 isoform X2 — translated: MDGVGNMTRPGDNVSCLSTIDDFRNQVYSTVYSMVSVVGFFGNGFVLYVLIRTYHEKSAFQVYMVNLAVADLLCVCTLPFRVVYYVHRGIWFLGDFLCRLSTYALYVNLYCSIFFMTAMSFFRCVAIVFPVQNINLVTQKKARVVSAAIWIFVMLASSPFFLMSKTYKEGNNTKCFEPPKDSKSKEAVMALHYVSLFFGFIIPFVTIIVCYTMIILTLLKNSMKKNLPSRKKAVGMIIVVTAAFLISFLPYHIQRTIHLHFLNNKNKTCESVLAMQKSVVITLSLAASNCCFDPLLYFFSGGNFRQRLSTFRKHSLSSMTYNPKKKTSFQEKVDELCKD